The following are from one region of the Vitis riparia cultivar Riparia Gloire de Montpellier isolate 1030 chromosome 14, EGFV_Vit.rip_1.0, whole genome shotgun sequence genome:
- the LOC117930984 gene encoding uncharacterized protein LOC117930984 yields MKRRRTRITDLNDDVLTHIMCFVADSPDGSVDIAKTICVCKAFWKLSEDPIVLKSLAFDEDKLDDFTGLLWEPNGLLNRSAQAGNVKAREILIKDVNERLMATTVRARAIKVAEKTMSLMMRAFDTVVATRARVRAFESAIQDIVDMVDSVEVECKEIMEQMGRMGYAAGGPIIPVAPHTAYAAYAAYAAYVPDAPGAQDDPNAPDAQDAAGAPHAPVAENLLPREN; encoded by the exons ATGAAGCGGAGGCGCACTAGAATCACTGATCTGAATGACGATGTCCTCACGCACATCATGTGCTTCGTTGCTGATTCACCCGATGGATCTGTGGATATTGCAAAAACTATCTGTGT ATGTAAAGCGTTTTGGAAGCTTTCTGAGGACCCAATCGTCCTAAAATCATTAGCTTTTGATGAAGATAAGCTTGATGATTTTACTGGATTGTTGTGGGAGCCGAACGGCTTGTTGAACCGAAGCGCACAGGCTGGGAACGTGAAAGCTCGGGAGATCCTAATTAAG GATGTGAATGAAAGGCTGATGGCGACGACTGTGAGGGCAAGAGCTATAAAAGTTGCTGAGAAA ACTATGTCACTGATGATGAGGGCCTTTGATACTGTTGTGGCTACGAGGGCAAGAGTGAGGGCGTTTGAATCAGCCATCCAG GACATTGTGGACATGGTTGATTCTGTAGAGGTTGAATGCAAAGAAATAATGGAGCAAATGGGGCGAATGGGGTACGCTGCAGGTGGCCCCATTATTCCAGTTGCTCCTCATACTGCCTATGCTGCTTATGCTGCCTATGCTGCTTATGTTCCCGATGCTCCAGGTGCTCAAGATGATCCAAATGCCCCAGATGCTCAAGATGCTGCCGGAGCTCCCCATGCTCCAGTTGCTGAGAACCTTCTCCCCAGGGAGAACTAA
- the LOC117930679 gene encoding pectinesterase 31 isoform X2 has product MAARVIRVAQDGTGDYRTVQEAIDVVPLCNKCRIVIRVSPGVYKQPVYVPKTKNLITLAGLRPEDTVLTWNNTATKIDHHQAARVIGTGTFGCGTAIVEGEDFIAENITFENSSPEGSGQAVAIRVTADRCAFYNCRFLGWQDTLYLHYGKQYLKDCYIEGSVDFIFGNSTALLEHCHIHCKSAGFITAQSRKSSQESTGYVFLRCVITGNGGASYTHLGRPWGPFGRVVFLYTWMDACIKLVGWHNWGKAENERSACFYEYRCFGPGSCPSKRVTWARELVDEEAEQFLMHSFIDPDVERPWLAQRMALRIPYSA; this is encoded by the exons ATGGCGGCCAGAGTGATCCGCGTGGCGCAGGACGGCACTGGAGATTACCGGACTGTGCAGGAAGCCATAGACGTTGTGCCTCTCTGCAACAAATGCCGGATTGTGATTCGCGTGTCGCCGGGTGTGTACAAGCAGCCAGTCTACGTTCCCAAGACGAAGAACCTCATTACACTTGCTGGGTTGCGCCCTGAGGACACTGTACTCACCTGGAACAACACCGCCACCAAAATCGATCATCACCAG gcGGCTCGGGTGATTGGGACTGGAACTTTTGGGTGTGGGACTGCTATCGTTGAAGGGGAGGATTTTATTGCCGAGAATATCACTTTTGAGAACTCTTCTCCTGAG GGTTCAGGACAAGCTGTGGCAATTAGAGTAACGGCTGATCGTTGTGCCTTCTACAATTGCAGGTTTCTTGGGTGGCAG GATACTTTGTATTTGCATTACGGAAAACAATATCTGAAAGATTGCTATATTGAAGGAAGTGTGGATTTCATCTTTGGGAATAGCACTGCTCTGTTGGAGCATTGTCATATTCACTGCAAGTCAGCGGGATTCATAACAGCACAAAGTAGGAAATCTTCTCAGGAATCAACTGGCTATGTATTCCTCAG ATGTGTGATCACTGGCAATGGTGGGGCTTCGTATACACATCTTGGACGACCGTGGGGACCCTTTGGAAGGGTGGTCTTTTTATACACATGGATGGATGCTTGCATCAAACTTGTAGGCTGGCATAACTGGGGCAAAGCCGAGAATGAGAGAAGTGCTTGCTTTTATGAGTACAG GTGTTTTGGACCAGGCAGTTGCCCATCAAAACGTGTAACATGGGCTAGAGAACTGGTAGATGAAGAAGCAGAACAGTTCCTCATGCATTCTTTTATTGACCCGGATGTGGAGAGGCCTTGGCTGGCCCAGAGAATGGCTCTGAGGATACCATATTCCGCATAG
- the LOC117930680 gene encoding uncharacterized protein LOC117930680 yields the protein MSEVAAGSAFIPRHHHHLPLGIGKWKDQLVKPNRQWHVVTQPKWQPVIKNQMVKPSTYTSRISTDLPLYESPGALFDEYLEDKPRVFKAIFPDKRRSQRINEEEWRIQMLPIQFLFLTVWPVIDMRLRCKSRGKDYPPGVPHNITKVLELNIIRWELQGLDDLLKPSHFSLGVKGALYPERQAMQSRLKGQLEMSISFVLPPVLALVPEDGLRSVAESVLKRLLENMKHKVNGSLLADYNEFRKQKLKNLV from the exons ATGAGTGAGGTTGCAGCTGGTAGTGCCTTCATTCCtcgccaccaccaccacttgCCCCTGGGCATAGGAAAATGGAAGGATCAGCTTGTCAAGCCCAACAGGCAGTGGCATGTGGTGACTCAACCAAAGTGGCAGCCAGTGATCAAGAACCAGATGGTTAAGCCTTCTACTTACACTTCCAGAATCTCCACTGATCTCCCTCTCTATGAGTCTCCTGGG gcTTTGTTTGATGAATATCTGGAGGACAAGCCCAGAGTGTTCAAAGCAATATTTCCAGACAAAAGAAGAAGCCAACGAATTAATGAG GAAGAATGGAGGATTCAAATGTTGCCCATACAGTTCCTTTTCCTTACTGTGTGGCCAGTAATAGACATGAGATTGAGATGCAAATCAAGAGGGAAAGATTACCCACCTGGCGTTCCTCACAACATCACAAAGGTTCTTGAGCTCAACATT ATTAGATGGGAGCTCCAAGGGCTTGATGATCTTCTCAAACCATCTCATTTTAGCCTAGGTGTAAAAGGAGCCTTGTATCCAGAGAGACAGGCAATGCAGAGCCGGCTTAAAGGTCAGCTAGAGATGAGCATAAGCTTTGTCCTTCCTCCTGTGCTTGCTCTGGTCCCTGAAGATGGTCTCCGAAGTGTTGCAGAGTCG GTGCTAAAAAGATTGCTGGAGAACATGAAGCATAAAGTTAATGGAAGCCTGCTTGCAGACTATAACGAGTTCAGGAAGCAGAAACTGAAGAATCTAGTTTGA
- the LOC117930679 gene encoding pectinesterase 31 isoform X1, which produces MAARVIRVAQDGTGDYRTVQEAIDVVPLCNKCRIVIRVSPGVYKQPVYVPKTKNLITLAGLRPEDTVLTWNNTATKIDHHQAARVIGTGTFGCGTAIVEGEDFIAENITFENSSPEVKFLKLPVLSSILACSNWRNVYSLGSGQAVAIRVTADRCAFYNCRFLGWQDTLYLHYGKQYLKDCYIEGSVDFIFGNSTALLEHCHIHCKSAGFITAQSRKSSQESTGYVFLRCVITGNGGASYTHLGRPWGPFGRVVFLYTWMDACIKLVGWHNWGKAENERSACFYEYRCFGPGSCPSKRVTWARELVDEEAEQFLMHSFIDPDVERPWLAQRMALRIPYSA; this is translated from the exons ATGGCGGCCAGAGTGATCCGCGTGGCGCAGGACGGCACTGGAGATTACCGGACTGTGCAGGAAGCCATAGACGTTGTGCCTCTCTGCAACAAATGCCGGATTGTGATTCGCGTGTCGCCGGGTGTGTACAAGCAGCCAGTCTACGTTCCCAAGACGAAGAACCTCATTACACTTGCTGGGTTGCGCCCTGAGGACACTGTACTCACCTGGAACAACACCGCCACCAAAATCGATCATCACCAG gcGGCTCGGGTGATTGGGACTGGAACTTTTGGGTGTGGGACTGCTATCGTTGAAGGGGAGGATTTTATTGCCGAGAATATCACTTTTGAGAACTCTTCTCCTGAGGTGAAGTTTCTGAAACTCCCAGTTTTATCTTCAATCTTAGCTTGCTCCAATTGGCGAAATGTGTACTCATTG GGTTCAGGACAAGCTGTGGCAATTAGAGTAACGGCTGATCGTTGTGCCTTCTACAATTGCAGGTTTCTTGGGTGGCAG GATACTTTGTATTTGCATTACGGAAAACAATATCTGAAAGATTGCTATATTGAAGGAAGTGTGGATTTCATCTTTGGGAATAGCACTGCTCTGTTGGAGCATTGTCATATTCACTGCAAGTCAGCGGGATTCATAACAGCACAAAGTAGGAAATCTTCTCAGGAATCAACTGGCTATGTATTCCTCAG ATGTGTGATCACTGGCAATGGTGGGGCTTCGTATACACATCTTGGACGACCGTGGGGACCCTTTGGAAGGGTGGTCTTTTTATACACATGGATGGATGCTTGCATCAAACTTGTAGGCTGGCATAACTGGGGCAAAGCCGAGAATGAGAGAAGTGCTTGCTTTTATGAGTACAG GTGTTTTGGACCAGGCAGTTGCCCATCAAAACGTGTAACATGGGCTAGAGAACTGGTAGATGAAGAAGCAGAACAGTTCCTCATGCATTCTTTTATTGACCCGGATGTGGAGAGGCCTTGGCTGGCCCAGAGAATGGCTCTGAGGATACCATATTCCGCATAG
- the LOC117929934 gene encoding pentatricopeptide repeat-containing protein At5g15340, mitochondrial — protein MIWSRHTALSSVSRHYRFLLRSCARESSLDIGERLHATIITTGIAGAPETFLHNALLQFYASCGCAWQARKVFDEIPHSHKDTVDWTTLMGCFVRHNVSDEALLIFVEMRRCGVKPDEVTLVCLFGGCARLGDVVVGAQGHGCMVKMGLGGVVKACNAVMDMYSKSGLMGEARRVFDEMKGQSVVSWTVILDGVIRSEGVRNGRVVFDEMPERNEVAWTIMIAGYLDSGLTQESFALVREMIFDLEMELNYVTLCSILTACSQSGDLMMGRWVHAYALKTKEKELNIMVGTALVDMYAKCGRIHIAFKFFKKMPQRNVVAWNVMLSGLAMHGLGRAALDIFPQMFKEAKPDDVTFTSVLSACSHSGLVDQGCFYFGNLESVYGITPKVEHYACMVDLLGRAGRLEEAEILVREMPIRPNEVVLGSLLGSCSIHGKLQLGEHLLQELVQLDPQNTEYHILLSNMYALAGKQNRANSLRQVLKKRGIKKVPGMSSIHVGGQVHQFSAGDKSHPRTREVYNMLDEMIRRLRLAGYAPNTALQIFAGCDSLEDDSVEQEEKEQALFSHSEKLAICFGLISTRPGVPLHIFKNLRICQDCHSAIKIVSKIYNREIVIRDRNRFHCFKEGSCSCCDYW, from the coding sequence ATGATATGGTCTCGCCACACGGCCTTGTCTTCAGTCTCTCGCCACTATCGGTTCCTTCTACGCTCATGCGCTAGAGAGTCCTCTCTCGACATCGGCGAAAGGCTCCACGCCACCATCATCACCACCGGCATCGCCGGAGCACCGGAGACCTTCCTCCACAATGCCCTTCTCCAGTTCTACGCCTCCTGCGGTTGCGCATGGCAGGCACGCAAGGTGTTCGATGAAATTCCCCACTCGCACAAAGACACTGTGGACTGGACCACCCTTATGGGCTGCTTTGTACGCCACAATGTGTCTGATGAGGCTCTTCTTATTTTCGTTGAAATGCGAAGATGTGGAGTGAAGCCTGATGAGGTGACGTTGGTTTGCCTATTTGGGGGTTGTGCTCGGTTGGGAGATGTGGTGGTTGGTGCGCAGGGACATGGGTGTATGGTGAAAATGGGTTTGGGTGGTGTTGTGAAAGCGTGTAATGCTGTTATGGATATGTATTCGAAGTCTGGGCTAATGGGTGAGGCTAGACGGGTTTTTGATGAAATGAAGGGGCAGAGTGTTGTGTCATGGACTGTGATTCTTGATGGTGTGATTAGATCAGAGGGTGTAAGGAATGGGAGAGTGGTGTTTGATGAGATGCCTGAGAGGAATGAGGTTGCTTGGACGATAATGATTGCAGGGTATTTGGATAGTGGATTGACCCAGGAGAGTTTTGCCCTTGTCCGAGAAATGATATTTGATTTGGAAATGGAGTTGAATTACGTTACCTTATGTTCAATTCTAACCGCTTGTTCTCAGTCAGGGGATTTGATGATGGGCAGGTGGGTACATGCCTATGCTTTGAAGACAAAGGAGAAGGAGCTGAATATCATGGTGGGCACAGCATTGGTTGATATGTATGCCAAATGTGGTAGAATACATattgcatttaaattttttaagaaaatgccTCAAAGGAATGTGGTGGCTTGGAATGTTATGCTTAGTGGTCTGGCAATGCATGGATTAGGTAGAGCTGCACTGGATATATTTCCTCAGATGTTTAAAGAAGCTAAGCCAGATGATGTCACCTTTACGTCTGTGTTAAGTGCATGTAGTCATTCAGGTTTGGTTGATCAAGGTTGCTTTTACTTTGGTAACCTTGAATCTGTGTATGGCATCACCCCTAAGGTAGAACACTATGCTTGTATGGTTGATCTTTTAGGTCGGGCTGGTCGTTTAGAAGAAGCAGAGATTTTAGTGAGGGAGATGCCAATTCGTCCCAATGAGGTTGTTCTGGGATCACTTTTGGGTTCCTGCAGCATCCATGGGAAGCTCCAGTTGGGGGAACACCTTTTGCAAGAGCTGGTTCAGTTGGATCCCCAAAACACTGAGTATCATATTCTACTTTCCAATATGTATGCTTTGGCTGGAAAGCAGAACAGGGCTAATTCTCTTCGCCAGGTTCTTAAGAAGAGGGGTATTAAAAAGGTGCCTGGCATGAGTTCCATCCATGTTGGTGGCCAAGTTCATCAGTTCAGTGCGGGGGATAAATCACACCCACGAACACGAGAGGTTTACAATATGTTGGATGAGATGATTCGAAGGTTAAGGTTGGCTGGTTATGCACCCAACACCGCCTTACAAATTTTTGCTGGTTGTGATAGCTTGGAGGATGATTCAGTTGAGCAGGAGGAGAAAGAGCAGGCATTGTTCTCTCATAGTGAGAAGCTGGCAATTTGTTTTGGGCTTATAAGCACAAGGCCTGGTGTGCCCCTTCATATTTTCAAGAATCTACGAATATGCCAAGATTGTCATTCTGCTATCAAGATTGTTTCTAAGATATACAACCGAGAAATTGTCATCAGAGATCGCAATCGTTTTCATTGTTTCAAGGAAGGTTCATGTTCTTGTTGTGATTATTGGTGA
- the LOC117929834 gene encoding LOW QUALITY PROTEIN: uncharacterized protein At5g39570 (The sequence of the model RefSeq protein was modified relative to this genomic sequence to represent the inferred CDS: deleted 2 bases in 1 codon), which produces MTYNRNEDVSDEFDEYDPTPYGGGYDITVTYGRPLEPSEETCYPIASKSGDIDYDRPSYTSCSEPSAYGDEALENEYKSYARPKPRPVLGYAGPPPGQGGFGGSGDGGEYGYQPKPPSSFGGEGEYGSGHGRKPDYEEPSSEYGSGYGRKPECEQPSSEYGSGYGRKPEYEQPSSEYGSGYGRKPEYEQPGSEYGSGYGRKPEYEQPSTEYGSGYGRKPEYEQPSSEYGSAYGRRPEFEQPSSEYGSGYGRRPEYEAPSSEYGSGYGRKPSFGEEQGGGYGYGGEGSPRKPQYGRPSYESPEVEEPPRRPSYGRPSNEGQEEEGYEKPAYERRDDDDEPRKYGYGEEGYGRKKYGDDNSDDDEERSRKHHHHHHHRESYDDE; this is translated from the exons ATGACGTACAATCGTAACGAAGATGTTAGCGACGAGTTCGATGAGTACGATCCGACCCCGTATGGTGGAGGCTACGACATCACGGTCACCTATGGCCGCCCTTTGGAGCCGTCGGAGGAGACTTGCTATCCGATCGCCTCGAAATCCGGTGATATAGACTACGATCGCCCAAGCTACACATCATGCTCTGAACCATCGGCTTACGGTGATGAAGCTCTTGAGAATGAATACAAGAGCTATGCTCGTCCCAAGCCTCGTCCGGTCCTTGGTTACGCCGGACCACCTCCTGGCCAAGGAGGGTTCGGAGGCAGTGGTGATGGTGGTGAGTATGGGTATCAGCCGAAGCCGCCGTCGAGTTTTGGTGGGGAGGGTGAGTATGGATCTGGGCATGGGCGGAAGCCTGATTACGAGGAACCCAGTTCGGAGTACGGATCCGGGTACGGTCGGAAGCCTGAATGCGAACAGCCTAGCTCGGAATATGGATCTGGCTACGGTCGGAAGCCTGAATACGAACAGCCTAGCTCGGAATATGGATCTGGGTACGGTCGGAAGCCTGAATACGAACAGCCTGGCTCGGAATATGGATCTGGGTACGGTCGGAAGCCTGAATACGAACAGCCTAGCACGGAATATGGATCTGGGTACGGTCGGAAGCCTGAATACGAGCAACCTAGTTCGGAGTATGGATCTGCGTATGGTCGGAGGCCCGAGTTCGAGCAGCCCAGTTCGGAGTATGGATCTGGGTATGGTCGGAGGCCTGAGTACGAAGCACCGAGTTCTGAATATGGATCTGGGTACGGTCGGAAACCTAGCTTCGGAGAGGAACAAGGTGGTGGGTATGGTTATGGTGGGGAAGGGTCCCCCAGGAAGCCACAGTATGGGAGGCCGAGCTACGAGAGTCCGGAGGTGGAGGAGCCACCGAGGAGGCCTAGTTATGGGAGGCCAAGTAATGAGGGGCAAGAAGAGGAGGGCTACGAGAAGCCGGCTTATGAGAGGcgcgatgatgatgatgagccTCGCAAGTACGGTTATGGTGAAGAGGGCTATGGCCGCAAAAAATAC GGAGATGACAACTCCGATGATGATGAGGAAAGAAGT AGGAAGCAtcaccaccatcaccaccaccgCGAGAGCTATGATGATGAGTGA